The proteins below are encoded in one region of Blastocatellia bacterium:
- a CDS encoding glycosyltransferase family 2 protein — protein MSRPSISAFFPAYNDAGTIASMVVLADRTLRQLTDDYEVIVVNDGSRDHTAQILSELEVAYPRLRVVNHPTNLGYGSALRTGFASATKDWIFYTDGDAQYDVRELEDLAPLMTGNVDIVNGYKISRSDPWHRILIGNLYCWFIKLTFGIKIRDVDCDFRLVRRDCYNRVRLHSTSGTICVEMVRSFQDAGLRFAECPVHHFHRAYGKSQFFNFKRLFKTAKDLTRLWYRLVWKKQAQLAAPDNNSKVTRDERSQESEVRSQNE, from the coding sequence ATGAGCAGGCCAAGCATCAGCGCATTCTTTCCGGCCTATAACGACGCGGGCACGATTGCTAGCATGGTGGTGCTGGCCGACCGCACGCTGCGCCAGTTGACCGACGATTACGAAGTCATCGTCGTCAACGATGGCAGCAGAGACCACACGGCGCAAATTCTCTCCGAGCTTGAGGTCGCCTACCCGCGCCTGCGCGTCGTCAACCACCCGACCAATCTCGGCTATGGCAGCGCCCTGCGCACAGGCTTTGCCAGCGCCACCAAAGATTGGATCTTCTACACAGACGGCGACGCGCAGTACGATGTGCGCGAGCTGGAAGACCTGGCGCCGTTGATGACCGGCAACGTGGACATTGTGAATGGCTACAAGATCAGCCGCTCGGACCCGTGGCACCGCATCCTGATCGGCAACCTTTACTGCTGGTTCATCAAGCTGACGTTCGGCATCAAGATACGCGACGTCGACTGTGACTTCCGGCTGGTGCGCCGCGACTGTTACAACCGCGTGCGCCTGCATTCGACCAGCGGGACGATCTGCGTCGAGATGGTGCGCAGCTTTCAAGATGCCGGCCTGCGTTTCGCCGAATGTCCCGTGCATCACTTTCACCGCGCCTACGGCAAGTCGCAGTTCTTCAACTTCAAGCGCCTGTTCAAGACGGCCAAAGACCTCACACGCCTCTGGTATCGTCTGGTCTGGAAGAAACAGGCGCAACTGGCCGCGCCGGACAACAATTCAAAAGTGACAAGGGATGAGAGAAGTCAGGAGTCAGAAGTCAGGAGTCAGAATGAATAA
- a CDS encoding glycosyltransferase family 9 protein, with amino-acid sequence MRTIKRALRLPAEAMLKVYLAARPRPRFTPERVRRILIFAYHGLGNFILYTPALRALRERYPQARIDLQVGNNTGCEEVLAGGGLFDHIYNLRYGAGLRAWIKRAREIRATRYDLIINEFHSHSWPLALLVATSRAPYRLGHVTSPGWPARFSRYSYVFNLPVVMRDDEHEVERYFDLVATVGAARVALEDARPFIYLSAEDRRFAGAFLQARECAGSVIGVQPGTSPAMRWKQWPTDRYREVIRRLLAEQPLAHVILFGAPNEREMIEALAVGLGPRVCIAAGRTTVKQVAALIERCDLLVCNDSGLMHTAVAVGTPVVAIYGPTDIRRTRPVGSSHSVIRHALPCSPCFRLEGDAAVKACPHHDCLMTIAPDEVHAAIVRLTRARPLERLVGAASQPLE; translated from the coding sequence ATGCGAACAATCAAGCGGGCGTTGCGGCTTCCGGCGGAGGCGATGCTGAAGGTCTATCTCGCCGCCCGCCCGCGCCCGCGCTTCACGCCTGAACGCGTCCGGCGCATTCTCATCTTCGCCTATCACGGCCTGGGTAATTTCATTCTCTACACGCCGGCCCTGCGCGCTTTGCGCGAGCGCTACCCGCAGGCGCGCATCGATCTGCAAGTCGGCAACAACACCGGCTGCGAAGAAGTGCTGGCCGGCGGCGGGCTGTTCGATCACATCTACAACCTGCGCTACGGAGCCGGCCTGCGCGCCTGGATCAAACGGGCTCGCGAGATTCGCGCCACGCGCTATGATTTGATCATCAACGAATTCCATAGCCACTCGTGGCCGCTGGCCTTGCTGGTCGCCACGAGCCGCGCGCCTTACCGGCTCGGCCATGTCACCAGTCCCGGCTGGCCGGCTCGATTCAGCCGGTACAGTTACGTCTTCAATCTGCCGGTCGTCATGCGTGACGACGAGCATGAAGTCGAGCGCTATTTCGATCTGGTGGCGACGGTCGGCGCGGCCCGCGTCGCCCTGGAGGATGCCCGGCCATTCATTTACCTGAGCGCCGAAGACCGGCGCTTTGCCGGTGCCTTTTTGCAAGCCCGCGAATGCGCCGGCAGCGTCATCGGCGTGCAGCCCGGCACTTCGCCGGCCATGCGCTGGAAGCAGTGGCCGACGGATCGTTACCGCGAAGTCATTCGTCGGCTGCTGGCTGAACAGCCTCTTGCTCACGTCATCTTGTTCGGCGCGCCCAATGAGCGCGAGATGATCGAAGCGTTAGCGGTAGGACTCGGGCCGCGCGTCTGCATCGCCGCGGGTCGAACCACCGTCAAACAGGTTGCGGCATTGATCGAGCGCTGCGACTTGCTGGTTTGCAATGACAGCGGCTTGATGCACACCGCCGTCGCTGTCGGCACGCCGGTCGTGGCAATCTATGGCCCGACAGACATTCGCCGCACGCGCCCTGTGGGGTCGAGCCACTCGGTCATTCGCCATGCCCTGCCATGCAGTCCCTGTTTCCGCTTGGAAGGCGACGCCGCGGTGAAGGCTTGCCCGCACCACGATTGCCTGATGACGATTGCGCCCGACGAAGTTCATGCCGCCATCGTGCGCTTGACGCGCGCCCGACCGCTTGAGCGCCTTGTCGGGGCCGCGTCGCAGCCGCTAGAATGA
- a CDS encoding alkaline phosphatase family protein, protein MSKKLLVIGLDGASFNVLDPLIDKGHLPNLARLIVGGARAPLETTFPPITAVAWSSFMTGKNPGKHGIFEFVRRDRGTQRELAVNASFREGRAIWDLLSDAGRRVIVHNFPCTYPPQAVNGLMIADFMTPRGRRDFTYPASLLAELESRFGPYRLHLSATYAGGKAQGVLDELNDELDYKARVAEYLASAYEWDAFFQYFWGTDRIQHELWHIFDEAHPRHDPEESRLYQEKISAYFHRVDEVCGRLIEMAGRDAIVWVASDHGFGPAHKYCSFNLWLLQEGFLHLKRDARTRIKRALFRLGITPENAFKVMKKLPLGRLRPARGASNEPGTSRLLSTFFLSFNDVDWSRTLAFAKGNYGQIYVNLKGREPRGVVEEKDYDAVCRRIVERLSALRDPQTGEPWAGEVFRREEVYDGPRVGDAPDIAFLPRDMRYLPLGNADFTSNKFMVDAFGISGCHRMHGVMIGKAAAVKPAMRLEAARIYDVAPTLLYLMGEPVPADMDGRVLTEIVAEDYLLANPVGYSQADESASANEIEYSDAENAEVIESLKNLGYIG, encoded by the coding sequence ATGAGCAAGAAATTACTGGTCATCGGATTGGACGGCGCATCGTTTAACGTCCTCGATCCGCTGATTGACAAAGGCCATCTGCCGAACCTCGCGCGCCTGATCGTTGGCGGCGCGCGCGCGCCGCTTGAGACGACTTTTCCGCCCATCACCGCCGTCGCCTGGTCATCGTTTATGACCGGCAAGAACCCCGGCAAGCATGGCATCTTCGAGTTCGTGCGCCGCGATAGAGGCACGCAGCGCGAGCTGGCCGTGAACGCTTCGTTTCGCGAAGGGCGCGCCATCTGGGACTTGCTATCGGATGCGGGCCGCCGCGTCATCGTCCATAACTTCCCCTGCACGTATCCGCCGCAGGCGGTGAACGGCTTGATGATTGCCGACTTCATGACGCCGCGCGGTCGGCGGGATTTCACCTACCCGGCCTCGCTGCTTGCCGAGCTGGAATCGCGGTTCGGCCCATATCGCCTGCACCTCTCTGCGACCTATGCCGGCGGCAAAGCGCAAGGCGTGCTCGACGAGTTGAACGACGAGCTGGATTACAAAGCCCGCGTTGCCGAATACCTGGCGAGCGCCTACGAATGGGACGCGTTCTTTCAATACTTCTGGGGCACCGACCGCATACAGCACGAGCTGTGGCACATCTTTGACGAAGCCCACCCGCGCCACGACCCCGAAGAGTCGCGTCTGTATCAGGAAAAGATCAGCGCCTATTTTCATCGCGTCGATGAAGTCTGTGGGCGGCTGATCGAGATGGCGGGCCGCGATGCGATTGTCTGGGTGGCGTCCGATCATGGCTTCGGCCCGGCGCACAAGTATTGCTCATTCAATCTCTGGCTGCTGCAAGAAGGCTTTTTGCATTTGAAGCGTGACGCGCGCACGCGGATCAAGCGCGCGCTGTTCCGGCTAGGAATCACGCCCGAAAACGCTTTCAAGGTGATGAAGAAGCTGCCGCTAGGACGCCTGCGCCCGGCCCGCGGGGCGAGCAATGAGCCGGGCACATCGCGGTTGCTCTCGACCTTTTTCCTGTCGTTCAACGACGTGGATTGGTCGCGCACGCTGGCTTTCGCGAAAGGCAACTACGGGCAGATTTATGTCAACCTCAAAGGCCGCGAGCCGCGCGGCGTGGTCGAAGAAAAAGACTATGACGCGGTGTGCCGAAGAATCGTCGAGCGCCTGAGCGCGCTGCGCGACCCGCAGACCGGCGAGCCGTGGGCGGGCGAAGTCTTTCGCCGCGAAGAGGTCTATGACGGGCCGCGCGTCGGCGATGCGCCCGACATCGCCTTTCTGCCGCGCGATATGCGTTACCTGCCGCTCGGCAACGCCGATTTCACGTCGAACAAGTTTATGGTGGACGCCTTTGGCATATCGGGCTGCCATCGAATGCATGGCGTGATGATCGGCAAGGCGGCGGCTGTAAAACCGGCGATGCGATTGGAGGCGGCGCGCATTTACGATGTCGCGCCGACGCTGCTCTACTTGATGGGCGAGCCGGTGCCCGCGGATATGGACGGGCGCGTGCTGACAGAGATCGTCGCGGAAGATTACCTGCTGGCGAATCCCGTTGGTTATTCGCAAGCGGATGAGAGCGCGTCGGCCAACGAGATTGAATACTCGGACGCCGAGAACGCCGAGGTCATCGAGAGCTTGAAGAATCTCGGCTACATTGGTTGA
- a CDS encoding oligosaccharide flippase family protein, with translation MQSIPTPALTPSAPPADVARVAGRGTLYISAAKLWFILSGLGIHFSLPRLMSQEQFGLYQVVIGIVSIINAVVVTGTSQTVSKYISQDEGRADSVKAKALKLQSLVGGALALGFFLLAPLIANYLNDARLTNPLRLAALITLSYAFYSVYTGYFNGQKKFLTQAALDATYSTLKLACIVLLVWTGMGVMGGVGGFALAAAGVLALSATIAGKGTRTGEVKAKELFAFQSTLLAFTLVLNLLQKVDLILVKALSSSDADAASANAGFYGAAINVANITYQVIISATFVIFPLVSQATFANDRELTRSYIANTVRYTLMIMAGLATLFSANAASVLRVIYPEAYQAGSGALGLLAFAMLAFGLLYVLTTIISASGRPAISLVIGVVTLSASAGMNALLIPRAGLAGAGLATTIAMFVGAGIGAAYLLKRFGALMPPLSLARIAACSALIYALSLAYAPTSKVMIVIKLAALGLLYVVGLIASREVGRGELQLIQRVLRK, from the coding sequence ATGCAATCCATACCAACACCAGCGCTGACGCCGAGCGCGCCGCCTGCTGACGTCGCGCGCGTTGCCGGGCGCGGCACGCTTTACATCAGCGCCGCCAAGCTCTGGTTCATTCTCAGCGGCCTCGGCATTCATTTCAGCCTGCCGCGGCTGATGAGCCAGGAGCAATTCGGCCTTTATCAAGTCGTCATCGGCATCGTTTCGATCATCAACGCCGTGGTCGTCACCGGCACGTCGCAAACCGTCTCGAAATACATTTCGCAGGATGAAGGTCGCGCCGATTCGGTCAAAGCGAAAGCCTTGAAGTTGCAATCGCTGGTCGGCGGCGCGCTGGCGCTCGGTTTCTTTCTGCTTGCGCCGCTGATTGCTAATTACTTGAACGATGCGCGGCTGACGAATCCGCTGCGACTGGCGGCGCTCATCACCCTGTCCTATGCGTTCTATTCGGTCTACACCGGTTACTTCAACGGTCAGAAAAAGTTTCTGACGCAAGCCGCGCTCGACGCGACTTATTCGACGCTCAAGCTGGCTTGCATCGTGTTACTGGTCTGGACCGGCATGGGCGTGATGGGCGGCGTCGGTGGCTTCGCGCTGGCCGCGGCGGGCGTGCTTGCGCTATCGGCGACGATTGCCGGGAAGGGAACGCGAACCGGCGAAGTGAAGGCGAAAGAGCTGTTCGCGTTTCAGTCAACCTTGCTGGCCTTCACGCTGGTCTTGAACCTCTTGCAGAAGGTTGACCTGATTCTCGTCAAAGCGCTGTCGTCGTCCGATGCTGACGCCGCCAGCGCCAACGCCGGTTTCTACGGGGCAGCCATCAACGTGGCGAATATCACATATCAAGTCATCATCTCGGCGACCTTCGTCATCTTCCCGCTGGTGTCGCAAGCGACGTTTGCCAATGACCGCGAGCTGACTCGAAGCTACATCGCTAACACGGTGCGCTACACGCTGATGATTATGGCAGGGCTGGCGACGCTATTTTCGGCCAACGCCGCCAGCGTGCTGCGCGTCATCTACCCCGAAGCGTATCAAGCGGGCAGTGGCGCGCTCGGCTTACTCGCTTTCGCAATGCTCGCTTTCGGATTGCTCTACGTGCTGACGACGATTATCTCGGCGAGCGGTCGCCCGGCAATCTCTCTAGTCATTGGCGTCGTTACGTTGTCAGCGAGCGCCGGCATGAACGCGCTGTTGATTCCGCGAGCCGGATTGGCGGGCGCGGGCCTGGCGACGACGATAGCTATGTTCGTCGGCGCAGGGATCGGCGCTGCCTATTTGCTCAAGCGATTCGGCGCATTGATGCCGCCGCTGTCACTGGCGCGTATCGCCGCCTGTTCGGCATTGATCTATGCCTTGTCGCTCGCCTACGCGCCGACCTCGAAGGTCATGATTGTGATAAAGCTGGCGGCGCTTGGCCTGCTCTATGTCGTTGGATTGATCGCCAGCCGCGAGGTCGGGCGCGGCGAGCTGCAACTGATTCAGCGAGTGCTGAGGAAGTGA
- a CDS encoding glycosyltransferase family 4 protein: MKPELKPRLLILTSSFPCGPDDETCGYVRQFARHLAADFSITVLAPPADQTVAMTGEPYRLVRSAPLLPARFNPFRSATDLNRLREASLMTKLATAIALLSFFVRAARLALRAEVICSHWLLPSGLMGAALSKLLGKPHVAVEHSGALHLLGGLRGGALLTRFIVAGSRRVVVVSQDLRRKLITLCPGAADKCEVMPMGVEMERRADVAQAVSLRTMDHARNTAQAVSLRHILFIGRLTRIKGVDVLIEALGHEQSARLTIAGDGPERTPLERLAVELAINVEFLGQINAAHRDALLASCDVVVIPSRLAGNRSEGMPVVCLEAMAAGRAVIASSTGGLAEIIRDPHNGLLFEPGDARMLAEKLHRLLEDAALRRRLGENARRTAAEYAWPRVAAVYARLIKESLNRNAIHTNTSADAERAAC, translated from the coding sequence GTGAAACCAGAACTCAAACCCCGGTTGTTGATTCTTACCAGCTCATTCCCGTGTGGGCCGGATGATGAGACCTGCGGTTACGTTCGCCAGTTCGCGCGCCATCTGGCGGCTGATTTCAGCATCACGGTGCTTGCGCCACCAGCCGATCAAACCGTCGCGATGACTGGAGAGCCTTACAGATTGGTCCGCTCTGCGCCGCTCTTGCCTGCGCGGTTTAATCCTTTCCGGTCAGCGACCGATTTAAATCGTCTACGTGAAGCAAGCCTTATGACAAAGCTGGCTACCGCGATTGCGTTGTTGAGCTTCTTTGTCAGGGCTGCGCGGTTGGCTTTGAGGGCCGAGGTGATTTGCTCGCACTGGCTGTTGCCATCGGGGCTAATGGGCGCGGCGCTTTCAAAGCTTCTCGGCAAGCCGCACGTCGCGGTAGAGCATTCCGGCGCGTTGCATCTACTGGGGGGCTTACGCGGCGGCGCGCTTCTCACTCGCTTCATCGTTGCCGGTAGCCGGCGCGTGGTCGTTGTCAGCCAGGATTTGCGGCGCAAGCTCATCACGCTCTGTCCCGGCGCCGCCGACAAGTGTGAAGTGATGCCGATGGGTGTCGAAATGGAGCGGCGAGCCGATGTGGCGCAAGCTGTTAGCTTGCGCACAATGGATCACGCCCGAAATACAGCGCAAGCTGTCAGCTTGCGCCACATCCTTTTCATCGGGCGGCTGACGCGGATCAAAGGTGTGGACGTGTTGATCGAGGCGCTAGGCCATGAACAGAGCGCGCGGTTAACCATTGCCGGCGATGGCCCTGAACGAACACCTCTCGAACGATTAGCCGTCGAATTAGCGATCAACGTCGAGTTTCTCGGCCAGATCAATGCCGCGCATCGTGACGCGCTGCTGGCTTCGTGTGATGTCGTCGTGATTCCGTCGCGCCTGGCTGGCAACCGCAGCGAAGGCATGCCGGTGGTCTGCCTGGAAGCGATGGCCGCCGGTCGCGCGGTCATCGCCTCTAGCACAGGCGGGCTGGCGGAAATCATCCGCGACCCGCACAATGGGCTGTTGTTCGAGCCGGGCGACGCCCGTATGCTCGCCGAAAAGTTACACCGGCTGTTAGAGGATGCGGCACTGCGCCGGCGGCTCGGAGAAAACGCTCGGCGCACGGCGGCCGAATATGCATGGCCGCGCGTTGCCGCGGTCTATGCCCGGCTCATCAAGGAATCATTGAACAGGAATGCAATCCATACCAACACCAGCGCTGACGCCGAGCGCGCCGCCTGCTGA
- a CDS encoding glycosyltransferase family 2 protein: MYRHHRIAVVMPIHNEEDRIERAIGRVPSFVDLIIAVDDASRDNTAARLRDIADGRLIAIRHATNGGVGAATKTGYRRALATGADLIAVMDGDGQMDGRDLPALLDAAIAGADYVKGNRFLHRESLRAMPLARLIGNWLFSQLTRRAARCAVRLDAQCGYTVIRRAALKGLPLDTLYDRYGFPNEMLFAAVRARLRVASVAVRSIYETEVSGINPLTAVPMIGFLIARHWWRDRLAQLTSELGQPVEWLLK; encoded by the coding sequence ATGTACCGCCATCATCGCATCGCCGTCGTGATGCCGATTCACAACGAAGAAGACCGCATCGAGCGCGCCATCGGGCGGGTGCCGTCGTTCGTTGATCTGATCATCGCCGTAGACGACGCCAGCCGCGACAACACGGCGGCGCGATTGCGCGACATCGCTGATGGGCGATTGATCGCCATTCGCCATGCGACGAATGGCGGCGTCGGCGCGGCGACCAAGACCGGCTATCGGCGGGCTCTGGCGACCGGCGCCGACCTGATCGCCGTGATGGATGGCGATGGGCAGATGGATGGGCGTGACCTGCCCGCATTGCTAGACGCGGCCATCGCCGGGGCCGATTATGTCAAAGGTAATCGCTTCCTGCATCGTGAATCGCTCAGGGCCATGCCGCTTGCTCGTTTGATTGGTAACTGGCTGTTCAGTCAGTTGACGCGGCGCGCGGCGCGCTGTGCCGTTCGCCTTGACGCGCAGTGCGGCTACACGGTGATCCGTCGCGCGGCGTTGAAAGGCTTGCCGCTCGATACGCTGTACGACCGCTATGGCTTCCCTAACGAAATGTTATTTGCCGCCGTGCGGGCGCGGCTTCGAGTCGCCAGCGTCGCGGTGCGCAGCATTTACGAAACCGAAGTGTCCGGCATCAACCCGCTGACCGCCGTTCCAATGATCGGCTTTCTGATCGCACGCCACTGGTGGCGCGACCGGCTGGCGCAGCTAACCTCTGAGCTGGGCCAGCCGGTCGAGTGGCTGTTGAAGTGA
- a CDS encoding lysylphosphatidylglycerol synthase transmembrane domain-containing protein gives MSRQAVSLRDIEQLMQRRQPKAPSPTNAAPRGISLRGLAQVIIGVGALALVIARSDLHSLLEAIRSTRVAYLPLAVLASFAVTWLMASRWRAILAVRGQRFKTYRLFAVYLIGIFFMNFIPGGGVSGDVARLIYVDREVRDKAFVLSTLVYERMVGGFIILLLGLVASVASHSYAQTNRVVLSEIVLAVAFAAAAMLMSERVSSRLARVCRALGGRFKLERFGQAAARTLEAISELRHHRRMVISTLALSVLVRAVWSLGCYIVALALGLPLSFATVFAFMSLVDLVRMLPVSIGGIGVREWLLVALFAGVGLSREQALAFALLAFAPIYCNAIAGGIIYISMARLKQPERPIAELDLKGSEAG, from the coding sequence ATGTCGCGCCAGGCGGTCAGCTTGCGCGACATCGAACAACTGATGCAACGACGCCAACCGAAAGCTCCGTCACCGACGAACGCCGCGCCGCGCGGCATCAGCCTGCGCGGCCTCGCGCAAGTGATTATCGGCGTCGGCGCGCTGGCGCTGGTTATCGCCCGCTCTGATCTGCACAGCTTGCTCGAAGCGATTCGCTCGACCCGCGTCGCCTATCTGCCGCTCGCGGTGCTGGCGTCGTTCGCGGTCACCTGGCTGATGGCGTCGCGCTGGCGGGCCATTCTCGCGGTGCGCGGCCAGAGGTTCAAAACCTACCGGCTGTTTGCGGTCTACCTGATCGGCATCTTCTTCATGAATTTCATTCCGGGCGGCGGCGTCAGCGGCGACGTGGCGCGCTTGATCTACGTTGACCGCGAAGTGCGCGACAAAGCCTTCGTGCTATCGACGCTGGTCTACGAGCGCATGGTCGGCGGCTTTATCATCCTGCTGCTCGGCCTCGTCGCCAGCGTCGCCAGTCACAGCTACGCGCAGACGAACCGCGTCGTCTTGAGCGAAATCGTTCTCGCCGTCGCTTTCGCGGCTGCGGCGATGTTGATGAGCGAGCGCGTCTCATCGCGGCTGGCGCGGGTTTGTCGAGCATTGGGCGGGCGCTTCAAGCTGGAGCGCTTTGGTCAGGCGGCGGCGCGCACCCTTGAAGCCATTTCCGAATTGCGCCACCACCGACGGATGGTGATAAGCACGCTGGCGCTATCGGTGCTGGTGCGCGCGGTCTGGAGCCTGGGTTGTTACATTGTCGCGCTGGCGCTCGGCTTGCCGCTCAGCTTTGCGACAGTCTTCGCGTTTATGTCGCTGGTTGACCTGGTGCGCATGCTGCCCGTATCGATTGGCGGCATTGGCGTGCGCGAATGGCTGTTGGTCGCGCTATTCGCCGGCGTCGGCCTGAGCCGCGAACAGGCGCTGGCCTTCGCGCTGCTGGCGTTTGCGCCAATCTACTGCAACGCCATCGCCGGCGGCATCATTTACATCTCGATGGCGCGGCTCAAGCAGCCAGAGCGGCCCATCGCCGAACTCGATTTGAAAGGCTCGGAGGCCGGATAG